The following coding sequences lie in one Desmodus rotundus isolate HL8 chromosome 1, HLdesRot8A.1, whole genome shotgun sequence genomic window:
- the IRX1 gene encoding iroquois-class homeodomain protein IRX-1 isoform X1, with the protein MSFPQLGYPQYLSAAGPGAYGGERPGVLAAAAAAAAAASSGRPGAAELGAGAGAAAVTSVLGMYAAAGPYAGAPNYSAFLPYAADLSLFSQMGSQYELKDNPGVHPATFAAHTAPAYYPYGQFQYGDPGRPKNATRESTSTLKAWLNEHRKNPYPTKGEKIMLAIITKMTLTQVSTWFANARRRLKKENKVTWGARSKDQEDGALFGSDTEGDPEKAEDDEEIDLESIDIDKIDEHDGDQSNEDDEDKAEAPRAPTVPTALARDQGSPLAAADALKTQDSPLGLAKEAQEPGGTRLLSPGAAAGGLQGAPHSKPKIWSLAETATSPDGAPKASPPPASHPGAHGPPAGAPLQHPAFLPSHGLYTCHIGKFSNWTNGAFLAQGSLLNMRSFLGVGTPHAAPHGPHLPAPPPPPQPPIAVAAGMLHGDKASARSSPTLPERDVVPRPDSPPQQLKSPFQPVRDNSLAPQEGTPRILAALPSA; encoded by the exons ATGTCCTTCCCGCAGCTGGGCTACCCGCAGTACCTGAGCGCCGCGGGGCCCGGCGCTTACGGCGGAGAGCGCCCGGGGGTGTTGGCTGCAGCGGcagcggccgccgccgccgcctcgtCGGGCCGGCCGGGGGCAGCGGAGctgggcgcgggcgcgggcgcggcaGCGGTCACCTCGGTGCTGGGCATGTACGCGGCGGCCGGACCTTACGCGGGCGCGCCCAACTACAGCGCCTTCCTGCCCTACGCCGCGGATCTCAGCCTCTTCTCGCAGATG GGCTCACAGTATGAACTCAAGGACAACCCTGGGGTGCACCCTGCCACCTTCGCTGCCCACACAGCGCCGGCCTACTATCCCTACGGCCAGTTCCAGTACGGGGATCCCGGGCGGCCCAAGAACGCCACGCGCGAGAGCACAAGCACGCTCAAGGCCTGGCTCAACGAGCACCGCAAGAACCCCTACCCCACCAAGGGGGAGAAGATCATGCTGGCCATCATCACCAAGATGACCCTCACGCAGGTCTCCACCTGGTTCGCCAACGCGCGCCGGCGCCTCAAGAAGGAGAACAAGGTGACGTGGGGCGCACGCAGCAAGGACCAGGAGGACGGCGCCCTCTTCGGAAGTGACACGGAGGGCGATCCGGAGAAGGCCGAGGACGATGAGGAGATCGATCTGGAAAGCATCGACATCGACAAGATCGACGAGCACGACGGCGACCAGAGCAACGAGGACGACGAGGACAAGGCTGAGGCGCCACGAGCGCCCACAGTGCCCACCGCCCTCGCCCGGGATCAGGGATCGCCACTGGCGGCCGCCGACGCGCTCAAGACCCAAGACTCGCCCCTAGGCTTGGCTAAGGAGGCCCAAGAACCCGGAGGCACGCGCCTGCTGAGTCCAGGCGCGGCAGCGGGTGGCCTGCAGGGAGCACCACACAGCAAGCCCAAGATCTGGTCACTGGCCGAGACGGCCACTAGCCCAGACGGCGCGCCCAAGGCCTCGCCGCCGCCCGCCAGCCATCCTGGAGCGCATGGGCCCCCTGCGGGCGCGCCGCTGCAACACCCCGCTTTCCTGCCCAGCCACGGACTGTACACCTGCCACATCGGCAAGTTCTCCAACTGGACCAACGGCGCCTTCCTGGCACAGGGCTCGCTGCTCAACATGCGCTCCTTCCTGGGCGTTGGCACGCCCCACGCCGCTCCCCACGGCCCGCACCTGCCCGCGCCGCCGCCTCCGCCACAGCCACCCATCGCCGTTGCCGCCGGGATGCTCCACGGTGACAAGGCCTCTGCCCGCAGCAGCCCCACGCTCCCAG AGAGAGACGTTGTCCCCAGGCCAGACTCGCCGCCACAGCAGTTAAAGTCGCCCTTCCAGCCGGTGCGCGACAA CTCGCTGGCCCCGCAGGAGGGAACGCCGCGGATCCTAGCAGCCCTCCCGTCTGCCTGA
- the IRX1 gene encoding iroquois-class homeodomain protein IRX-1 isoform X2, with protein sequence MPVPLQCLGRTGPGDSLLFAPLLSGQQRAGPGLWTAELLSWTCVKRICKSGPRYLGSQYELKDNPGVHPATFAAHTAPAYYPYGQFQYGDPGRPKNATRESTSTLKAWLNEHRKNPYPTKGEKIMLAIITKMTLTQVSTWFANARRRLKKENKVTWGARSKDQEDGALFGSDTEGDPEKAEDDEEIDLESIDIDKIDEHDGDQSNEDDEDKAEAPRAPTVPTALARDQGSPLAAADALKTQDSPLGLAKEAQEPGGTRLLSPGAAAGGLQGAPHSKPKIWSLAETATSPDGAPKASPPPASHPGAHGPPAGAPLQHPAFLPSHGLYTCHIGKFSNWTNGAFLAQGSLLNMRSFLGVGTPHAAPHGPHLPAPPPPPQPPIAVAAGMLHGDKASARSSPTLPERDVVPRPDSPPQQLKSPFQPVRDNSLAPQEGTPRILAALPSA encoded by the exons ATGCCCGTCCCCCTCCAGTGCCTGGGGCGCACAGGACCCGGAGACTCTCTCCTATTTGCCCCGCTCCTCTCGGGCCAGCAGAGGGCTGGGCCAGGACTCTGGACGGCTGAGCTGCTGAGCTGGACCTGCGTGAAGAGGATATGCAAGTCAGGTCCAAGGTACCTG GGCTCACAGTATGAACTCAAGGACAACCCTGGGGTGCACCCTGCCACCTTCGCTGCCCACACAGCGCCGGCCTACTATCCCTACGGCCAGTTCCAGTACGGGGATCCCGGGCGGCCCAAGAACGCCACGCGCGAGAGCACAAGCACGCTCAAGGCCTGGCTCAACGAGCACCGCAAGAACCCCTACCCCACCAAGGGGGAGAAGATCATGCTGGCCATCATCACCAAGATGACCCTCACGCAGGTCTCCACCTGGTTCGCCAACGCGCGCCGGCGCCTCAAGAAGGAGAACAAGGTGACGTGGGGCGCACGCAGCAAGGACCAGGAGGACGGCGCCCTCTTCGGAAGTGACACGGAGGGCGATCCGGAGAAGGCCGAGGACGATGAGGAGATCGATCTGGAAAGCATCGACATCGACAAGATCGACGAGCACGACGGCGACCAGAGCAACGAGGACGACGAGGACAAGGCTGAGGCGCCACGAGCGCCCACAGTGCCCACCGCCCTCGCCCGGGATCAGGGATCGCCACTGGCGGCCGCCGACGCGCTCAAGACCCAAGACTCGCCCCTAGGCTTGGCTAAGGAGGCCCAAGAACCCGGAGGCACGCGCCTGCTGAGTCCAGGCGCGGCAGCGGGTGGCCTGCAGGGAGCACCACACAGCAAGCCCAAGATCTGGTCACTGGCCGAGACGGCCACTAGCCCAGACGGCGCGCCCAAGGCCTCGCCGCCGCCCGCCAGCCATCCTGGAGCGCATGGGCCCCCTGCGGGCGCGCCGCTGCAACACCCCGCTTTCCTGCCCAGCCACGGACTGTACACCTGCCACATCGGCAAGTTCTCCAACTGGACCAACGGCGCCTTCCTGGCACAGGGCTCGCTGCTCAACATGCGCTCCTTCCTGGGCGTTGGCACGCCCCACGCCGCTCCCCACGGCCCGCACCTGCCCGCGCCGCCGCCTCCGCCACAGCCACCCATCGCCGTTGCCGCCGGGATGCTCCACGGTGACAAGGCCTCTGCCCGCAGCAGCCCCACGCTCCCAG AGAGAGACGTTGTCCCCAGGCCAGACTCGCCGCCACAGCAGTTAAAGTCGCCCTTCCAGCCGGTGCGCGACAA CTCGCTGGCCCCGCAGGAGGGAACGCCGCGGATCCTAGCAGCCCTCCCGTCTGCCTGA